A single region of the Rickettsiales bacterium genome encodes:
- a CDS encoding COX15/CtaA family protein, which translates to MKNKSVLLWVLSCIAIIYSIVIVGGYTRLSNAGLSIVEWAPVSGTIPPLTDSAWNLEFSKYQQSPEYQKINYGMEIEEFKRIFLVEYIHRLLGRVLGIVFLLPFLYFIFTKKLEGKDIKYFSIVLGLIGLQGGVGWLMVKSGLVDNPHVSQYRLALHLIMACIILILLTWKTAPGKDKNSKYGYFSLGLLLLQIISGAFVAGLKAGLVYNTFPLMDGELIPNGLFIMQPWYLNLFENVTMVQFIHRILGIANLINLLIYCYRIFHLDQNKKIAILLASIIILQFTLGILTLVLQAPLMLALFHQAIAIILMITMVLSLKTTGK; encoded by the coding sequence ATGAAAAATAAGTCTGTTCTACTGTGGGTTTTGTCTTGCATTGCCATAATCTACAGCATTGTTATCGTTGGTGGATATACCCGTCTTAGCAATGCTGGATTGTCTATAGTGGAATGGGCTCCAGTTAGCGGCACCATCCCTCCATTAACTGATTCTGCATGGAATCTAGAATTTTCTAAATATCAGCAATCCCCTGAATATCAAAAAATAAATTATGGAATGGAAATAGAGGAATTTAAAAGAATCTTCTTAGTGGAATATATTCATCGTTTATTAGGAAGAGTTCTTGGCATAGTCTTTCTATTGCCTTTCTTATATTTTATCTTCACCAAGAAACTTGAAGGCAAAGATATAAAATACTTCAGCATAGTTTTGGGTCTAATAGGGCTACAAGGTGGAGTTGGTTGGTTGATGGTTAAAAGCGGTCTCGTTGACAATCCTCATGTTAGTCAATATAGACTGGCCCTACATTTAATTATGGCATGTATTATTCTAATCTTGCTAACTTGGAAAACAGCTCCTGGAAAAGATAAGAATTCTAAATATGGATATTTCTCCTTAGGGTTATTGCTTCTGCAAATCATCTCTGGAGCTTTCGTTGCAGGACTTAAAGCTGGGCTGGTGTATAATACATTCCCTTTAATGGATGGAGAATTAATTCCAAATGGATTATTTATAATGCAGCCTTGGTATCTTAATCTTTTTGAAAACGTCACCATGGTTCAATTTATTCATCGCATATTAGGCATAGCAAATTTGATTAATCTACTTATATATTGCTATAGAATTTTTCATCTAGACCAAAACAAAAAAATTGCTATACTACTTGCGAGTATCATTATTCTACAATTCACTTTGGGAATATTAACCTTGGTATTGCAAGCACCATTGATGTTGGCTCTTTTTCATCAAGCTATAGCAATAATCTTAATGATAACCATGGTTCTTTCGCTAAAAACAACTGGAAAATAG
- the hemA gene encoding 5-aminolevulinate synthase: MLKTYAQFFTDAINTLRTEGRYRIFSDIERCVNRRPVAYDHKKQKEITIWCINDYLGMSQHPKIIEAANKANSTMGVGSGGTRNIGGTHHPIIELEAELADLHQKDASLVFTSGYVSNDTTISTLAKLLPNVIMFSDQDNHSSIIEGIKRGGSEKIIYNHLDLVDLENKLKSVDINRPKLIIFESVYSMDGCISPIKEICDLADKYNALTYIDEVHAVGLYGKRGGGICEKLGLMDRLSIIEGTLAKGFGVMGGYITASKEIIDAIRCYAAGFIFTTSLPPALTAAATTSIKYLKTSHKERDALHNNARILKQKLKEEGIPFIENDSHMVPVMVNDPILSRKISEILLDEFSIFIQHINYPTVQRGTERLRITPTPFHNEKMIEDLVAALKTAFIRLGLK; encoded by the coding sequence ATGTTAAAAACTTACGCTCAATTTTTTACTGATGCCATAAATACCTTGAGGACAGAAGGTAGATATCGTATATTTAGTGACATTGAAAGATGCGTTAACAGACGACCGGTTGCCTATGATCATAAAAAACAAAAAGAAATAACCATTTGGTGCATTAATGACTATCTAGGCATGAGCCAACATCCTAAAATAATAGAGGCAGCTAATAAGGCCAATAGCACCATGGGTGTAGGATCTGGAGGAACTCGTAATATTGGAGGAACCCATCATCCAATCATTGAATTAGAAGCTGAATTAGCTGACTTGCACCAAAAAGACGCAAGCTTGGTGTTCACTTCAGGATATGTTTCGAACGACACGACAATTTCTACTTTAGCTAAATTATTGCCTAACGTAATAATGTTTTCAGATCAAGATAATCATTCCTCCATCATTGAGGGGATTAAGCGCGGGGGATCTGAAAAGATAATCTATAACCATTTGGATCTAGTTGATTTAGAAAATAAGCTTAAATCTGTAGATATCAATCGTCCTAAATTAATTATTTTTGAATCTGTATATTCAATGGACGGATGCATCTCTCCAATTAAAGAAATTTGTGATCTTGCTGATAAATATAACGCCCTAACCTATATTGATGAAGTTCATGCAGTTGGACTATATGGAAAAAGAGGCGGTGGAATTTGTGAAAAGCTAGGCCTAATGGATAGATTATCTATAATTGAAGGAACCTTAGCCAAAGGTTTTGGGGTTATGGGTGGATATATCACCGCCTCTAAAGAAATAATAGATGCTATTCGTTGCTATGCTGCTGGATTTATTTTCACCACCTCTCTTCCTCCAGCATTAACGGCAGCTGCCACTACCAGTATAAAATATCTAAAAACCAGCCACAAAGAACGTGATGCATTACATAACAATGCTCGCATTTTAAAGCAAAAATTGAAAGAAGAAGGTATTCCTTTCATAGAAAATGATAGCCACATGGTTCCTGTAATGGTTAATGACCCTATTCTTAGCCGTAAAATTTCAGAAATATTGCTAGATGAATTTTCTATCTTCATCCAACATATTAATTATCCCACAGTGCAAAGGGGAACTGAGCGCTTGCGCATCACCCCCACACCATTTCATAATGAAAAAATGATTGAAGATTTAGTTGCAGCACTTAAAACTGCTTTTATTAGATTAGGTTTAAAATAA
- a CDS encoding CDP-alcohol phosphatidyltransferase family protein, translating to MLDPFVRKIIDPVINSIGNKLVSLNISANSITILGFIMGLLAMLTISINQYNIAIIFIGLNRLADGLDGAIARNSQLTDFGGFLDIVCDFIIYSGIVFAFTIADPENTFYAAFLIFSFIGPISSFLAYAIIAAKRKIDSTLRGEKSFYYLGGVCEGTETAATLLLLCIFPNYFNIICLIYGSLCWITTFGRIYNAWVDFR from the coding sequence ATGCTAGACCCCTTTGTTAGAAAAATAATTGACCCAGTTATAAATTCCATTGGCAATAAACTTGTATCCCTAAATATTTCAGCCAATTCTATCACTATTCTAGGGTTTATAATGGGGCTCCTGGCTATGCTTACAATCAGCATAAATCAATATAATATTGCAATAATTTTTATTGGTCTAAATAGACTTGCTGACGGACTAGATGGAGCAATTGCACGTAATAGCCAGCTCACTGACTTTGGTGGCTTTTTAGATATTGTTTGTGACTTTATAATCTATTCAGGAATTGTATTTGCCTTTACTATAGCCGATCCAGAAAATACTTTTTATGCTGCATTTCTTATTTTCAGCTTTATAGGCCCCATCTCTTCATTTCTTGCATATGCCATTATTGCAGCAAAGAGAAAAATAGATTCTACTCTGCGAGGAGAAAAATCATTTTATTATTTAGGAGGAGTTTGTGAAGGAACAGAAACCGCAGCAACTCTTCTCTTGCTTTGTATCTTTCCAAATTATTTTAATATAATTTGCCTTATCTATGGAAGCTTGTGCTGGATCACAACTTTTGGCCGCATCTATAATGCTTGGGTGGATTTTAGATAG
- a CDS encoding TVP38/TMEM64 family protein yields MADKIKKYFPILLILLISAIAWYFEVYKYFSFEVFKEHQQSLELFIEQKKFLSILIYCGMYILIVSTSIPGASFMTITGGLLFGQWLGTFSTVIAATIGASILFLSARMASSDFLKQKSGSWVSKMKNGFKENAFTYLLTLRLIPIFPFAVINLAAAVFQISLRIFFLSTLIGIIPGSFVYTSMGVALREVISQPDFSSGLILNPKILIALGGLGILALLPVLYKKFKKKA; encoded by the coding sequence GTGGCTGACAAGATAAAGAAATATTTCCCTATTTTATTGATTTTGCTAATATCGGCCATAGCTTGGTATTTTGAAGTGTATAAATATTTCAGTTTTGAGGTTTTCAAAGAACATCAACAATCATTAGAATTATTTATTGAGCAGAAAAAATTCTTATCAATTCTTATCTATTGCGGGATGTATATCTTGATTGTTAGCACTTCAATACCAGGAGCTAGTTTTATGACAATTACAGGTGGTCTTCTATTCGGGCAGTGGCTTGGCACATTTTCCACAGTGATTGCAGCAACCATAGGAGCTAGTATTTTATTTTTAAGTGCTAGAATGGCATCATCAGATTTTCTTAAGCAAAAATCTGGTTCATGGGTGAGTAAGATGAAAAATGGTTTTAAAGAAAATGCATTTACATATCTTTTAACTCTTAGACTTATTCCCATTTTTCCATTTGCGGTGATTAACTTGGCAGCGGCGGTCTTTCAAATTTCTTTAAGGATATTTTTCTTATCTACATTAATAGGAATAATTCCTGGTTCTTTTGTTTATACCTCAATGGGAGTTGCTTTAAGAGAAGTTATTTCCCAGCCAGATTTTTCAAGCGGATTAATTTTAAACCCTAAAATATTAATTGCTTTAGGGGGATTAGGAATTTTAGCCTTGCTTCCAGTTTTATATAAGAAGTTTAAGAAGAAGGCTTGA
- a CDS encoding FAD-dependent oxidoreductase: MEDKQKAILKPDFCIIGAGSGGLSFAAGAVQMGASVVLLERNKMGGDCLNYGCVPSKALISAAKIAHKIKLAEEFGWSIDKAKVNFKKVHDHVRSVIDAIAPNDSVDRFEKLGAHVILKEGKFIDEETIELDNQLIKAKRFIIATGTSPFIPSIKGLPSVPYHTNETIFDLQELPEHLVVIGGGPIGIEMAQSFSRLGSKVTVLEAFTALPKDDPEITSKLKNILNKDGVEIYEHVQILEIEKSKNDIHITYKVEEGKEEQIIASHVLVATGRRPNIKSLDLEKAKINSSLRGIIVNEHLQTSNSKVYAIGDCSGGYQFTHVAGYHASLAIKNSIFRLRSKVYTQAIPWVTYTDPELAHVGFLESQLKEQNIDYKVLHMGFNENDRAQAERETEGSIKILVSPRGKIFGATILGIGAGELIYPWVMAIQNNLNISAVANSIAPYPTLSDINKRVAGSYYIDKIFSPFMKKIVKGLMWLTR; this comes from the coding sequence GTGGAAGACAAGCAAAAAGCAATATTAAAACCAGATTTTTGTATTATTGGTGCTGGATCTGGAGGCTTGTCTTTCGCAGCTGGAGCTGTGCAAATGGGTGCCTCTGTTGTTTTGCTAGAGCGCAATAAAATGGGAGGGGACTGTTTAAATTATGGCTGTGTTCCTTCTAAGGCACTCATTTCTGCAGCTAAAATTGCTCATAAAATAAAATTAGCTGAAGAATTTGGCTGGTCTATTGATAAAGCAAAAGTGAATTTTAAAAAAGTTCATGATCATGTGCGCTCTGTTATAGATGCTATTGCCCCTAATGATTCAGTAGATCGTTTTGAGAAGCTTGGGGCTCATGTTATTTTAAAGGAAGGCAAATTTATTGATGAAGAAACCATTGAATTAGATAATCAGCTTATTAAAGCAAAACGCTTTATTATTGCCACGGGAACTTCTCCCTTTATTCCTTCCATTAAAGGACTTCCATCAGTTCCATATCACACCAATGAAACCATTTTTGACTTACAAGAGTTGCCAGAGCATTTGGTTGTGATAGGTGGTGGACCTATTGGCATTGAAATGGCTCAGAGCTTTAGCCGTTTAGGAAGCAAAGTAACTGTTCTTGAGGCTTTTACTGCTTTGCCAAAAGATGATCCAGAGATAACTTCAAAATTAAAGAATATTTTGAATAAAGATGGAGTTGAAATTTATGAACATGTTCAAATTTTAGAGATCGAGAAGTCAAAAAATGATATTCATATTACGTATAAAGTTGAAGAAGGTAAAGAAGAGCAAATTATTGCCTCTCATGTATTGGTTGCCACTGGGCGTAGACCAAATATTAAATCTTTAGATTTAGAAAAGGCAAAGATAAATAGTTCTCTAAGAGGAATCATCGTCAACGAGCATTTACAAACGTCTAACTCTAAGGTTTACGCTATTGGAGACTGTAGTGGAGGATATCAATTCACTCACGTGGCAGGATATCATGCGTCTCTTGCTATTAAGAATAGTATTTTTAGATTGAGATCTAAGGTTTATACCCAGGCCATTCCATGGGTTACTTATACTGATCCTGAACTTGCCCATGTTGGTTTTCTAGAGTCTCAATTAAAAGAGCAAAACATAGACTATAAAGTATTGCATATGGGTTTTAATGAGAATGATAGAGCACAGGCAGAAAGAGAAACGGAAGGCAGTATTAAAATTTTAGTATCACCTAGGGGCAAAATTTTTGGTGCCACTATATTAGGAATAGGGGCTGGAGAATTAATTTATCCTTGGGTAATGGCAATTCAGAATAATTTAAATATATCTGCTGTTGCCAATTCCATTGCTCCATATCCCACTCTTAGTGATATTAATAAGAGAGTCGCTGGAAGCTATTATATTGATAAAATTTTCAGTCCATTCATGAAAAAAATAGTTAAAGGTTTGATGTGGCTGACAAGATAA
- a CDS encoding gamma-glutamylcyclotransferase encodes MCKLLIKVVVILGLYSGYAYASDAYHPDSCHPAVSQKENNYIIGYGSLIQKESRQKTNPNAKYVYPIEVKGFKRVWGIQGGNYKTTFLTLLKDENSSLNAVYYSVADYGILETDEREMGYCRILVPKTDIQALGLKDIPDGKYWVYAQKDNNIQSPSKEYPIVQSYVDIFLDGCIQVGDTYNIPQFLEECISKTHGWPTKPGTWVNDRQHPRRPFGISNAFNIDKILSKDFKDYYQHPID; translated from the coding sequence GTGTGTAAATTATTAATTAAGGTGGTTGTAATATTAGGATTATATTCAGGCTATGCTTATGCGTCAGATGCATATCATCCAGATTCATGCCATCCAGCAGTGTCTCAAAAAGAGAATAACTATATAATTGGTTATGGGAGTTTAATTCAGAAAGAGTCTAGACAGAAAACCAATCCAAATGCTAAATATGTATATCCTATTGAAGTTAAAGGTTTTAAACGAGTATGGGGAATTCAAGGTGGAAATTATAAAACAACATTCTTAACTTTATTGAAAGATGAAAATTCATCTCTTAATGCAGTTTATTATTCTGTTGCTGACTATGGTATCTTAGAAACGGACGAAAGAGAAATGGGATATTGTAGGATTTTAGTGCCCAAAACTGATATTCAAGCCTTAGGATTAAAAGATATACCGGATGGTAAATATTGGGTATATGCACAAAAGGATAATAATATACAATCACCAAGTAAAGAATATCCAATAGTTCAATCATATGTTGATATCTTTTTAGATGGCTGTATTCAAGTGGGTGACACCTATAATATACCTCAATTCCTAGAAGAATGTATTTCAAAAACTCATGGTTGGCCTACAAAGCCTGGAACTTGGGTTAATGACAGACAACATCCAAGGAGACCATTTGGAATATCCAATGCTTTCAATATTGATAAAATTCTATCTAAAGACTTTAAGGATTATTATCAACACCCCATTGATTAA
- the pyrH gene encoding UMP kinase → MTKKKFKRVLLKISGEALMGDTAFGIDLPTVQNICKNIKKVYEQGHEICLVTGGGNIFRGVSVAAEGMERASADYMGMLATVINALSIQNCLESMGIPTRVQSAIPMTTVCEPYARRRAMRHMEKKRIVIFAGGTGSPFFTTDTTATLRAIEMNCDAVLKGSQVDGVYSSDPKTNENASRFNTLTYKDVLTKDLKVMDSSAIAMARDNHLPIIVFSIQEPEALAEVVDGKGKFTIIS, encoded by the coding sequence GTGACCAAGAAAAAATTTAAACGAGTTCTCCTCAAAATATCCGGAGAAGCATTAATGGGAGATACAGCTTTTGGTATTGATTTACCCACTGTGCAAAACATCTGCAAAAACATTAAAAAAGTTTATGAACAAGGCCATGAAATTTGTTTAGTTACCGGCGGAGGAAACATCTTCCGTGGAGTGTCAGTTGCCGCAGAAGGCATGGAGCGTGCAAGCGCAGATTATATGGGAATGCTTGCTACGGTTATAAATGCTCTATCGATCCAAAATTGCTTAGAATCCATGGGGATCCCAACCAGAGTTCAATCAGCTATTCCAATGACTACCGTTTGCGAACCATATGCTAGACGCAGAGCTATGCGTCATATGGAAAAGAAAAGAATTGTTATCTTTGCTGGCGGAACTGGAAGTCCTTTTTTCACAACTGACACAACGGCCACTCTAAGAGCAATTGAAATGAATTGTGATGCTGTTTTAAAAGGATCTCAAGTTGATGGAGTATATTCATCTGACCCTAAAACAAATGAGAATGCAAGTCGCTTCAATACACTAACATATAAAGATGTTCTAACAAAAGATCTTAAAGTTATGGATTCTTCTGCCATTGCAATGGCAAGAGATAATCACTTACCAATTATTGTATTTTCTATTCAAGAGCCTGAAGCTTTAGCTGAAGTTGTTGATGGAAAAGGTAAATTTACTATTATAAGCTAG
- the frr gene encoding ribosome recycling factor — translation MSIEEAINNLEVKMKKTIASLEHELVGIRTGRASPNLIEPILADVYGSKMPISQTATVSSMDARTLSVQVWDAANVKAVEKAIANANLGVNPIAEGQNIRVSLPSLTEERRVEFAKLASKYGETSKVSIRNARRDVMESIKKAEKEKEISEDEQKKLNDKVQKTTDSYIKQIDEKVAAKEKEIKQV, via the coding sequence ATGTCTATAGAAGAAGCGATTAATAATCTTGAAGTAAAAATGAAAAAAACTATTGCAAGTTTGGAGCATGAATTGGTGGGCATTAGAACTGGAAGAGCCTCCCCCAATTTAATTGAACCAATCTTAGCTGATGTTTATGGTAGCAAAATGCCAATTAGCCAAACAGCAACCGTTAGCTCTATGGATGCTAGAACTTTGTCCGTTCAAGTATGGGACGCTGCAAATGTTAAAGCGGTTGAAAAAGCTATAGCTAATGCCAATTTAGGGGTGAACCCTATTGCTGAAGGACAAAATATACGAGTATCTCTACCAAGTTTAACAGAAGAGAGAAGAGTTGAATTTGCTAAACTTGCTTCTAAATATGGAGAAACTTCAAAAGTTTCTATCCGCAATGCACGTCGCGATGTTATGGAATCAATAAAGAAGGCAGAGAAAGAGAAAGAAATATCAGAAGATGAACAAAAAAAGCTTAATGATAAAGTTCAAAAAACTACTGATAGCTATATAAAACAAATAGACGAGAAAGTAGCTGCAAAAGAAAAAGAAATTAAGCAGGTATAA